From the genome of Mycteria americana isolate JAX WOST 10 ecotype Jacksonville Zoo and Gardens chromosome 12, USCA_MyAme_1.0, whole genome shotgun sequence, one region includes:
- the LOC142415948 gene encoding testis-expressed protein 2-like isoform X1, translating into MRAMADQAAVAADASPTLAPSPGSPRRGDTDGLTPHPTGTREEGGGRDGCGLVFAMDGDVKPAPSPQPGGMLLADLPRVPQPRLSPAKSRTAPSSPSISPSESRAALLRLREARLEDTKRRLSEAVQEPLSRLSRLMAEESGPAPRAKAGTGGQETGGSPGQAGGRGAGGRRARDWSPWEPTLNCRYEICSYGDVIQVVEVAQRDAKPQLPPSEEPPPAQPGATVPGRALASIALLAYGYFVLPLPPYAAGLCLGLICGLVLGFLAVLLLVPKPPPRVPAQGPRGRLRPELLPGELWETHRLQGWMNQLHVYDPELFHPSLTHSVLATLDGATLKLSYPKSNIPRRATFEEEILDATFVSHRCYNLTDAKVFLCPPSLARKRTWNQKYPICVLLPDPAEVECRSSEERDTELQRDEGTKKAPVPGQDVPGDCRERCLYLFGRTGREKEEWFQHLVQASRGTPSSSHGEARAGVGPAPQSSGSSSGGSAEDIPSAVPPKDLAGSVRQKIFLDYSTYMARFVPAQVGGSLDQSPSHRALGSPTPTKGLVASVPPQLGEDGAGRGEVCMAWMNALVGRIFWDFLRERYWAEQVSSKIQKKLSKIKLPYFMNELTLTELDMGTSIPSVLSASNPTVNDRGLWVDMEVTYSGSLQMTLETKMNLCKLGKENAAEESGPAEAGGEGARPRLILLADSDAESSSAGSSDEEDVATAEPTGALGERVPPPGTEGHVSGNSTSRKILRFVDKIAKSKYFQKATENEFIKKKIEEVSNTPLLLTVEVQELAGTLAVNIPPPPTDRVWYSFRVPPQLELKVRPKLGEREVTFLHVTEWIEKKLQHEFQKILVMPNMDDLIIPIMRSGLDPQPPTGGLPRDLPAKGEKRL; encoded by the exons ATGCGAGCGATGGCAGACCAGGCTGCGGTGGCAGCGGACGCCTCTCCAACCCTGGCACCGTCCCCAGGCTCACCTCGGCGCGGGGACACCGATGGGCTGACACCCCATCCCACCGGCACCAGGGAGGAGGGCGGTGGCCGGGACGGCTGCGGGCTCGTTTTTGCCATGGACGGGGACGTGAAGCCTGCTCCCTCGCCCCAGCCCGGGGGGATGCTCCTGGCCGACCTCCCGcgggtcccccagccccggctgagCCCGGCCAAGTCCCGCACGGCCCCATcctcccccagcatctccccgTCGGAGAGCCGCGCCGCCCTGCTCCGGCTGCGGGAGGCCAGGCTGGAGGACACCAAGAGGCGGCTGTCGGAGGCCGTGCAGGAGCCCCTCAGCCGGCTCAGCCGGCTCATGGCCGAGGagagcggccccgcgccccgggcgaAGGCGGGCACCGGGGGGCAGGAGAcggggggcagcccggggcaggcgggaggccgcggggccgggggacgcCGGGCACGGGACTGGAGCCCCTGGGAGCCCACCCTGAACTGCCGCTACGAGATCTGCTCCTACGGGGATGTGATCCAGGTGGTGGAGGTGGCGCAGCGGGATGCCAAACCCCAGCTGCCACCCTccgaggagccgccgccggcaCAGCCGGGGGCCACGGTGCCGGGCAGAGCCCTTGCCTCCATCGCCCTCCTCGCCTACGGCTACTTCGTCCTGCCGCTGCCGCCCTACGCCGCTGGCCTCTGCCTGGGGCTCATCTGCGGGCTGGTGCTGGGCTTCCTCGCCGTCCTCCTCCTCGTGCCGAAGCCTCCGCCCAGGGTCCCCGCACAGGGACCGCGGGGCCGCCTGCGCCCCGAGCTGCTCCCGGGGGAGCTGTGGGAAACCCACCGCCTCCAG gGCTGGATGAACCAGCTGCACGTCTACGACCCTGAGCTTTTCCACCCCTCGCTCACGCACTCGGTGCTCGCCACGCTGGATGGGGCCACCCTCAAGCTCTCCTACCCCAAGAGCAACATCCCGCGCCGAGCCACCTTTGAGGAGGAAATCCTCGATGCCACCTTCGTCAGCCACCGCTGCTACAACCTGACCGATGCCAAG GtcttcctctgcccccccagcctggcccgaAAGCGGACGTGGAACCAGAAATACCCCATCTGCGTCCTCCTCCCTGACCCGGCGGAGGTGGAGTGCAGGAGCAGCGAGGAGCGCGACACGGAGCTGCAGAGGGATGAAGGGACAAAGAAGGCACCGGTGCCGGGGCAGGATGTCCCGGGGGACTGCAGGGAGAGGTGCCTGTACCTCTTCGGGCGGacggggagggagaaggaggagtgGTTCCAGCACCTCGTGCAAGCCTCCCGCGGGACACCCAGCAGCAGCCACGGCGAAGCCAGGGCAG GCGTGGGACCGGCTCCGCAGAGCAGCGGTAGCAGCAGCGGAGGGAGCGCTGAGGACATCCCCTCCGCCGTCCCACCCAAGGACCTGGCGGGAAGCGTCCGACAGAAGATTTTCCTGGATTACAGCACCTACATGGCCCGGTTCGTGCCAGCGCAGGTGGGGGGCAGCCTGGACCAGAGCCCCTCTCacagagccctgggcagccccacgCCCACAAAG GGGCTCGTGGCTTCCGTCCCTCCGCAGCTCGGCGAGgacggggccgggcgcggcgagGTGTGCATGGCCTGGATGAACGCGCTGGTGGGGCGCATCTTCTGGGACTTCCTCCGGGAGCGATACTGGGCCGAGCAGGTGTCTAGCAAGATCCAGAAGAAGCTGAGCAAGATCAAG CTCCCGTATTTCATGAATGAGCTGACGCTGACGGAGCTGGACATGGGCACATCCATCCCCTCCGTCCTCAGTGCGTCCAACCCCACTGTCAATGACCGAG GGCTCTGGGTGGACATGGAGGTCACCTACAGCGGCTCGTTGCAGATGACGCTGGAGACGAAGATGAACCTCtgcaagctggggaaggagaacgCTGCAGAGGAGAGCGGCCCGGCAGAGGCAGGCGGAGAGGG GGCCAGGCCACGGCTGATCCTGCTGGCAGACAGCGATGCGGAGTCGTCCAGCGCCGGCTCCTCCGACGAGGAAGACGTAGCCACTGCAGAGCCCACGGGAGCCCTGGGGGAGCGGGTCCCGCCGCCTGGCACCGAGGG CCACGTCAGCGGCAACAGCACGAGCCGGAAGATCCTGCGCTTTGTGGATAAGATCGCCAAGTCCAAGTACTTCCAGAAAGCCACTGAAAACGAGTTCATCAAAAAGAAGATTGAGGAGGTTTCCAACACGCCACTGCTGCTGACGGTGGaggtgcaggagctggcaggcaCCTTGGCCGTGAACATCCCACCGCCACCAACGGACCGTGTCTG GTACAGCTTCCGAGTCCCGCCCCAGCTGGAGCTGAAGGTGCGCCCGAAGCTGGGCGAGCGGGAGGTGACGTTCCTCCATGTCACCGAGTGGATCGAGAAGAAGCTGCAGCATGAATTTCAG aaaattttggTGATGCCAAACATGGACGATCTCATCATTCCCATCATGCGCTCTGGCCTGGATCCTCAGCCGCCCACCGGGGGACTGCCCAGGGACCTACCAGCCAAGGGAGAGAAGAGGCTCTGA
- the LOC142415948 gene encoding testis-expressed protein 2-like isoform X2 — MRAMADQAAVAADASPTLAPSPGSPRRGDTDGLTPHPTGTREEGGGRDGCGLVFAMDGDVKPAPSPQPGGMLLADLPRVPQPRLSPAKSRTAPSSPSISPSESRAALLRLREARLEDTKRRLSEAVQEPLSRLSRLMAEESGPAPRAKAGTGGQETGGSPGQAGGRGAGGRRARDWSPWEPTLNCRYEICSYGDVIQVVEVAQRDAKPQLPPSEEPPPAQPGATVPGRALASIALLAYGYFVLPLPPYAAGLCLGLICGLVLGFLAVLLLVPKPPPRVPAQGPRGRLRPELLPGELWETHRLQGWMNQLHVYDPELFHPSLTHSVLATLDGATLKLSYPKSNIPRRATFEEEILDATFVSHRCYNLTDAKVFLCPPSLARKRTWNQKYPICVLLPDPAEVECRSSEERDTELQRDEGTKKAPVPGQDVPGDCRERCLYLFGRTGREKEEWFQHLVQASRGTPSSSHGEARAGVGPAPQSSGSSSGGSAEDIPSAVPPKDLAGSVRQKIFLDYSTYMARFVPAQVGGSLDQSPSHRALGSPTPTKLGEDGAGRGEVCMAWMNALVGRIFWDFLRERYWAEQVSSKIQKKLSKIKLPYFMNELTLTELDMGTSIPSVLSASNPTVNDRGLWVDMEVTYSGSLQMTLETKMNLCKLGKENAAEESGPAEAGGEGARPRLILLADSDAESSSAGSSDEEDVATAEPTGALGERVPPPGTEGHVSGNSTSRKILRFVDKIAKSKYFQKATENEFIKKKIEEVSNTPLLLTVEVQELAGTLAVNIPPPPTDRVWYSFRVPPQLELKVRPKLGEREVTFLHVTEWIEKKLQHEFQKILVMPNMDDLIIPIMRSGLDPQPPTGGLPRDLPAKGEKRL; from the exons ATGCGAGCGATGGCAGACCAGGCTGCGGTGGCAGCGGACGCCTCTCCAACCCTGGCACCGTCCCCAGGCTCACCTCGGCGCGGGGACACCGATGGGCTGACACCCCATCCCACCGGCACCAGGGAGGAGGGCGGTGGCCGGGACGGCTGCGGGCTCGTTTTTGCCATGGACGGGGACGTGAAGCCTGCTCCCTCGCCCCAGCCCGGGGGGATGCTCCTGGCCGACCTCCCGcgggtcccccagccccggctgagCCCGGCCAAGTCCCGCACGGCCCCATcctcccccagcatctccccgTCGGAGAGCCGCGCCGCCCTGCTCCGGCTGCGGGAGGCCAGGCTGGAGGACACCAAGAGGCGGCTGTCGGAGGCCGTGCAGGAGCCCCTCAGCCGGCTCAGCCGGCTCATGGCCGAGGagagcggccccgcgccccgggcgaAGGCGGGCACCGGGGGGCAGGAGAcggggggcagcccggggcaggcgggaggccgcggggccgggggacgcCGGGCACGGGACTGGAGCCCCTGGGAGCCCACCCTGAACTGCCGCTACGAGATCTGCTCCTACGGGGATGTGATCCAGGTGGTGGAGGTGGCGCAGCGGGATGCCAAACCCCAGCTGCCACCCTccgaggagccgccgccggcaCAGCCGGGGGCCACGGTGCCGGGCAGAGCCCTTGCCTCCATCGCCCTCCTCGCCTACGGCTACTTCGTCCTGCCGCTGCCGCCCTACGCCGCTGGCCTCTGCCTGGGGCTCATCTGCGGGCTGGTGCTGGGCTTCCTCGCCGTCCTCCTCCTCGTGCCGAAGCCTCCGCCCAGGGTCCCCGCACAGGGACCGCGGGGCCGCCTGCGCCCCGAGCTGCTCCCGGGGGAGCTGTGGGAAACCCACCGCCTCCAG gGCTGGATGAACCAGCTGCACGTCTACGACCCTGAGCTTTTCCACCCCTCGCTCACGCACTCGGTGCTCGCCACGCTGGATGGGGCCACCCTCAAGCTCTCCTACCCCAAGAGCAACATCCCGCGCCGAGCCACCTTTGAGGAGGAAATCCTCGATGCCACCTTCGTCAGCCACCGCTGCTACAACCTGACCGATGCCAAG GtcttcctctgcccccccagcctggcccgaAAGCGGACGTGGAACCAGAAATACCCCATCTGCGTCCTCCTCCCTGACCCGGCGGAGGTGGAGTGCAGGAGCAGCGAGGAGCGCGACACGGAGCTGCAGAGGGATGAAGGGACAAAGAAGGCACCGGTGCCGGGGCAGGATGTCCCGGGGGACTGCAGGGAGAGGTGCCTGTACCTCTTCGGGCGGacggggagggagaaggaggagtgGTTCCAGCACCTCGTGCAAGCCTCCCGCGGGACACCCAGCAGCAGCCACGGCGAAGCCAGGGCAG GCGTGGGACCGGCTCCGCAGAGCAGCGGTAGCAGCAGCGGAGGGAGCGCTGAGGACATCCCCTCCGCCGTCCCACCCAAGGACCTGGCGGGAAGCGTCCGACAGAAGATTTTCCTGGATTACAGCACCTACATGGCCCGGTTCGTGCCAGCGCAGGTGGGGGGCAGCCTGGACCAGAGCCCCTCTCacagagccctgggcagccccacgCCCACAAAG CTCGGCGAGgacggggccgggcgcggcgagGTGTGCATGGCCTGGATGAACGCGCTGGTGGGGCGCATCTTCTGGGACTTCCTCCGGGAGCGATACTGGGCCGAGCAGGTGTCTAGCAAGATCCAGAAGAAGCTGAGCAAGATCAAG CTCCCGTATTTCATGAATGAGCTGACGCTGACGGAGCTGGACATGGGCACATCCATCCCCTCCGTCCTCAGTGCGTCCAACCCCACTGTCAATGACCGAG GGCTCTGGGTGGACATGGAGGTCACCTACAGCGGCTCGTTGCAGATGACGCTGGAGACGAAGATGAACCTCtgcaagctggggaaggagaacgCTGCAGAGGAGAGCGGCCCGGCAGAGGCAGGCGGAGAGGG GGCCAGGCCACGGCTGATCCTGCTGGCAGACAGCGATGCGGAGTCGTCCAGCGCCGGCTCCTCCGACGAGGAAGACGTAGCCACTGCAGAGCCCACGGGAGCCCTGGGGGAGCGGGTCCCGCCGCCTGGCACCGAGGG CCACGTCAGCGGCAACAGCACGAGCCGGAAGATCCTGCGCTTTGTGGATAAGATCGCCAAGTCCAAGTACTTCCAGAAAGCCACTGAAAACGAGTTCATCAAAAAGAAGATTGAGGAGGTTTCCAACACGCCACTGCTGCTGACGGTGGaggtgcaggagctggcaggcaCCTTGGCCGTGAACATCCCACCGCCACCAACGGACCGTGTCTG GTACAGCTTCCGAGTCCCGCCCCAGCTGGAGCTGAAGGTGCGCCCGAAGCTGGGCGAGCGGGAGGTGACGTTCCTCCATGTCACCGAGTGGATCGAGAAGAAGCTGCAGCATGAATTTCAG aaaattttggTGATGCCAAACATGGACGATCTCATCATTCCCATCATGCGCTCTGGCCTGGATCCTCAGCCGCCCACCGGGGGACTGCCCAGGGACCTACCAGCCAAGGGAGAGAAGAGGCTCTGA
- the MSRB1 gene encoding methionine-R-sulfoxide reductase B1: MSFCSFLGGEAFKDHFQPGIYVCAKCGHELFSSRAKYEHSSPWPAFTETVHEDSVSKRKERPGALKVSCGKCGSGLGHEFLNDGPKRGQSRFUIFSSSLKFIPKGKADKDLKEK, from the exons ATGTCCTTCTGCTCCTTCCTCGGGGGCGAGGCGTTCAAGGATCACTTCCAGccgg GCATCTACGTCTGTGCCAAGTGCGGCCATGAGCTGTTCTCCAGCCGTGCGAAGTACGAGCACTCGTCCCCATGGCCAGCCTTCACCGAGACCGTCCACGAGGACAGCGTGTCCAAGCGCAAGGAGCGGCCAGGGGCTTTAAAG GTGTCTTGCGGCAAGTGTGGCAGCGGGCTCGGCCATGAGTTCCTCAATGACGGGCCGAAGAGGGGGCAGTCCCGCTTCTGAATATTCAGCAGCTCGCTGAAGTTCATCCCGAAAG GCAAAGCAGACAAGGACCTGAAGGAGAAGTAA